The Novosphingobium terrae genome segment GGTGAATGCGAGGGTGTTACACCCTCGCGCTCCCTTTAATGTCTACGTTGCGCATCGGGTTCAGCCTTAGAGCAACGTCGCAGGCTTTAAAATTGGAGATTATCGTAAGGCGCCGGGGCTTTCTGCCTGCGGCGCCTTTCCTTTGCGCAGGTGGAGAGTTGAGGCGCACGGATCGGGAATCACTGCCCGTGCGTCGGAAGACGTCATGGGAGCGCGAGGGGGTAACCCCCTCGCATTTCCCTTTTTACCCCTTCTGCCACCGGGCAACAAAGAACCCGTCCAAACCGCCTTGCTCGGCAAGCATCCCCGGATCGGTCCGCACCCAGCCTTCGGCGGTCGGAGCCACACCCTCGGGCAGTTCCGAGGCCAGCACCGGCTCGGCCACCAGACCCGCAACCTGTGCAGCCTGATCCTCGCCCTCTTCACGCTCCAGCGAGCAGACAGCGTAAACCAGCCGACCGCCCGGCTTCAGCCAGCCGGCAGCGCGCGCGATCAGCGCCTGCTGGATCTCGGCCATGTCGGCAATCTGGCGCGCACCGATGCGATGCAACACATCGGGATGGCGGCGCGCGGTGCCCGTGGCGGTGCAAGGAGCATCGATCAGGATCGCATCGAAAAGGCCTTCTGGCTCCCACTTCAGGGCATCGGCGGCGATGGCTTCAGCTTTCAGGCCCGTGCGGGTCAGGTTCTCGCGCACCAGTTCAAGGCGGCGGGCCGACTGGTCCAGCGCCGTCACATCCCAGCCCAGCGCGGCCAGTTGCATGGTCTTGCCACCGGGCGCGGCGCAGAGGTCCAAAGCGCGGCCCGTTCCAGCGCCGATCAGGCGGGTGGGGATCGCGGCGGCCAGATCCTGCACCCACCAAGCGCCCTCGTTAAAACCCTCCAGCGTCTCCACCGCACTGCCGCGCGATAGGCGCACATGGCCCGGCATCAGGCTAACCCCACCCAGCTTTTCGGCCCAAAGCGCGGTTTCGGCGGGATCACGCAGGGTAAGGTCCAAAGGGGGCGGCACGGCCAACCCCTGCGCCACAGGCAAAGCCCGCTCACCCCAGCGCGCGGCGACGGCCTCGGGCAGGCTGGGCGTTTCGGGCAAAACCGCATTGCGCTTCACCAAAGTCGAAAACACCCCATGCGCCAGACGGCGCGGGCCGCCCATCAGCAGGTCGAGGCCGGTCGCCACCACGGCGTGGGGCGGTGTGCCCAGCCGCAGCCAGCCCGCCAGCATCAGACGCAACACGGCGCGGGGCTTGGCGTCTTCCGGCAAAATCTGATGCGTGGCCGAATCGATCAGCGCGTCCAGATCGACCAGCCAGCGCAGCGCCTCCCCGGCCAAAGCGCGGGCCAGAGCGCGATCCTCGCGCGCCTTGATGCCCTGGCAGGCGGCGTGAGCGGCATTGTCCAGCGTTTCGCCCCGGCGCAGCACGGCATCCATCATGCGCAGCGCGGCGCGGCGGGCGGGAAGGCCTTTTGTATCCTGATCTGTCATCGTGGCCCCCCTACTCTATCTTTGGCCATATTGAAATCGCCGCGCTGCGGGTGCATCTGGGGGCCTATGGCCGACATGATCAAACGCTCGACTCAGCGCCCCGCCGCTTTCGCCAAGCCCGCGCATTGGTCGAACGATCCGGTACCCGCCCCCGCCGCTCCAGTGGCGGAGGACGACCCCGAGGGCCTCTCCCCCACGCGCTATGGCGATTTCACGCGCAAGGGCATCGCCTGGGATTTCTGAACCCGCCTCACAGCAAGGTCTGAAGCTGACGTAAGGGAGATACGCCATGCCGATTGCCAGCCTGCTCCTGCTGCTTGCCGCCCAGCCGACAGAGGCACCCGCTGCGGCCCCTGCAGCGACTCCCACCGCCGATCCGCTGGCCTTCGTGGCACAGGGCCTGCTAGAATGCGCCGAGCCCGATGAGGCTTCGAAAACCTGCCATGCGCTGGCCCATTTCACCCCGCGCCCCGACGGCAGCTTCACCGATGACACCGAAGTGCTGCTGCGCCCCGATATGAAGATGACGCTCAGCTTTTCCGGCGTTGCGCGGGTGAAGGGCAATCAGGTCTGCGGCACGGTCTCGATGCAGATGGTGCAGCAAGCCAAACTGCGTTTCGCCGGAGAGCCGCTTCCGCCCGAGCACAGCGCGGAATTGCTGCCGCGCATTCAGGAAGGCATGGCCCGCGAGGGGCTGATCGACCGGGAATTGTGCTCCACCCGCACGCCGGATGGGAGCGGCAATCCCCGCAGCTTCACCCGCCATGCCACCATTGCCGGGCAGCCGGTGAATCACCCTGATGATCATCTGCTCTGGGTGTCGCCCGATGCCGGCTACAGGGTGGCGCCCAAACCCAAACCCTAAGCCCAGCCGGACAGTTCTCGGCGCACCAGCGTTTCGATCATCGCCATGCCTTCCTCGCGCGCGTTGAGGCAGGCGAGCACAGCGAAATCCTGACCACCGGCTTCCACAAAGACCTCGCGCCCACGGATCGCCAGTTCCTCCAGCGTCTCGACGCAATCGGCGGAGAAGCCCGGCGCCACGATGGCCAGCCTGCGCGTGCCCTTGGCGGCCTCGGCGGCCAGCACGGTTTCGGTGGAGGGCTCCAGCCATTTGGCGCGGCCAAAGCGGCTCTGGAAGGCGGTTTCCACGCGCAGCGCCGGGAACAGCGGGGCCAGAGCCTCACTCAGCAGGCGGGCGGTCTTGCGGCATTGGCAGTGATAGGGATCGCCCAGATGCAGGGTGCGCTCGGGCATGCCATGGAAGGAAAGCAGCAGCACCTCGGGCACGAAGGGCAGCGCGGAAAGCTGCCGCGACACATCGCTGCTCAGCGCCGCGATATGGGCGGGATCGTCGTGATAGGGCGGCAGGGTGCGGATCGCGGGCTGCCAGCGCATCGCGGCCAGAGCCTGCCCCACGGCATCCATCACGCTGGCGGTGGTGGCGCCCGAATATTGCGGATAGAGCGGGCAAATCAGGATACGGTCGCAGCCCTGCGCCTTCAGAGCCTCGATCTCCCCGGCGATGGCGGGCTGACCATAGCGCATGCCCCAGCGCACCGTCACGCCCTCACCCAGCCGCGCCTGAAGCGCCACAGCCTGAGCCTTGGTGATAGCAGCCAGAGGCGAGCCTTCGTCGGTCCAGACCTGCGCATAGGCATGGGCCGATTTGGCAGGCCGCGTGCGCAGAATGATGCCATGCAGGATCGGCAGCCAGATGGCGCGCGGAATCTCCACCACGCGCGGATCGGAGAGGAATTGCGCCAGATAGGTCCGCACGGCAGCAGGCGTCGCGGCCTGAGGCGTGCCCAGATTGACCAGCAGCACGCCCACCTTCCCCACATTCACGGCGGGATGGTTTGCAGGCAAAGCGGTCTGGCTCACAGTCATATCCTCATTCTTCGCTGCCAAGAGGCAGACGGCGCAGGCGCAAGCCCGTCGCCGAAAACAGCGCATTGGCGATGGCCGGGGCGGCCACGGCCACACCCAGCTCGCCGGGATCTTCGGGATCGGCGGTGGAGGCGATCAGGTCAACCACCACTTCGGGGCAATTGCCCAGCAGCGGCAGATTGAGCGCCGCCAGCCGAGCCCCCATCGGCAAGCCACCATTCCACACCGGGGCCGAGCCCAGCGCCAGCCCCATGCCATAGACCAGCCCGCCCTCGATCTGCTGCCGGGCGATATCGACATTCACGATGCGGCCGATATCGGCCACGGCAACGATGCGGTCCACCGCCACGCCTTCGTCACCGCGCCGGGCCGTCACCACGGCGGCGATGCAGCCGCCACGGATGCGGTGGCAGGCGATGCCCTGCCCGCTGGCATCATGCCCGCCGTTCCAGTTGGCCAGCGCCGAAACGCGTTGCAGACACGCCGCCAGCCGGGGATCTCCCTCCAGCAAGGCCATGCGGTAGGAGAGCGGCTCGCGGCCCTGAGCGGCGGCGATTTCATCGACAAAGCTCTCGGTGATGAAAGCACCCAGAGCATGCCCATTGCCCCGCAGCCGCCCGGTCGGCAGGCCGACGCTGACGGGCGCCTGCTCGATGGTGAGGGCAAAGCTGTAGGGCGGAACGAAGCCCTCCATCGCCAGCGGATCGGCATGGGCGTTCTGGTGATGCGCCATCGCCTCGGCGCGGCTGGCGCCTTGCAGCAGGCGCGCACCGAACTCCCGCGCGGCAGAGGGCATCGCCACCCGCAGCCGCCATGCCGCGATGGTGCCGGTCTGATCGACGCGCGCCTCGATCTGCGCGGCCAGAGGCGGGCGGTGGATGGCGGTGACGGCCTCCTGCCAGCGGGTGTAGATCAGCAGCACCGGCTTGCCGGTCTCGCGCGCGATCAGCGCGGCCTCCACGGCATGGGGGCATTCCAGCCGCGCATCGAAACTGCCGCCCGCCGCCAGCGGGTACAGCACCACATGCTCCACGCTGATATCCAGCGCCTTGGCCACGGCGCGGCGGGTCTGTTCGGGGGCTTGTGAGGCCACCCAGATTTCGCAGCGGCCATCACGCAGTCGGGCTACCGCGCTGGCGGTTTCCAAAGGCGCGGCCACGGCGGCGGCGACGTCATAGCGCTGGCTGTAGGGCGGCTTGCTACCAAGCAGGGTCTCGGGATCGCCCTGCTTGGCGATGATCTGCCCGCCTTGCTTGATCGCCGCCTTCAGCGCCGTGTCGAGCGCGCCATCGATCTTTTCCGCACTGATCGGGCGATGGACCGAAAAGCGCGGCGCCACGGCGGCCAGCGCCTGTTCCGCCGCCCAGCTGTTGGTGGCGACGGCAGCCAGCCAATCGGGCCCTTCCACCAGCCTGAGGAAGCCGCTGATGCCCTTGGCAGCCTTGGCATCGTGACCGGCCAGATGCGCCGCCTCGCCCACGGGAGCATGGCGGATCGCGGCGAAGACCATATCGGGCAGGCGTACATCGCCCGCAAACATCCAGCCGCCATCGAGTTTGGCAGGCAGATCGAGCCGGGGGAAAGGCGGTGTACTGCCAGAAGGCAAACGCGCGGGGTTTTCGGCAGGGGGCGGGCCAAGCGGCAGGGGATCGGGCAGCGTCAGCCCGGAGGCTTCCTGCGCCAAAGCTCCAAACGTCAGGCTCTGCTGGCCATGGCGCACCAGCCCGGCGGAGACCGTGCAGTCTTCGGCATTAACGCCCCAGCGCTTGGCCGCAGCTTTCACGAGAAGCACCCGCGCCCCAGCGGCTGCGTGGCGCACAGGCGTTTCATAGGCCGCGAGTGACAGCCCATCGGCAGTGGCGCTAAAGCGATGCTCTTCCGCCCAATGGCGAGGCAACCACGTTGCCGGTTCGATTCCGTCCCCAGGAACCATCGGCAGCCACAGCTCCGCCCAGCGCGCCGCCAAAGGCGCATTGGCGAAAATCTCCGACACCGGCGCGAAGACCACGCCCATCTGCCGCCAGTCCGCGCCCAGTTCCAGCGCGGCGATCTGCGCCAGCTGGGTGCTGATCCCCTGCCCCATCTCCAGCTGCGGCACGCTGACGGTCACCACACCATCGCGCGCCACCCTGATCCACGCATCGAAGGCCACTTCGCCCTCGCCCGGGGGCAGAGGCAGCGGGTAAGGCCGCTGGCGCAGCCCCCATGCCACCACCAGCCCGCCGCCAAGGGCCGCGCCCACCAGCAATCGGCGGCGCGACAGCTCCATGGTCAGGCTTGCGCTTTCAGCCAGACGGCCAGCTTGGCGGCAATCGCGGCGAAGGCCTTGCCCTGCAGCGTGTCACCGGCGGCTGGAGGCCTGCCCGCATCGCTGTCCACGCGGATCGAGAGGTCCAGCGGCACGCGGCCAAGGAAGGGCAGGCCCATCTCATGCGCGGCCTGCTCGGCGCCGCCATGGCCGAAGGGGTCGGAATGCTCACCGCAATGGGGGCAGATGTAGCCCGCCATATTCTCGACCAGACCGATCACCGGCACGCCCACCGTGTCGAACAGCTGGATCGCGCGCGTGGCATCCATCAGCGCCAGATCCTGCGGCGTGGAGACGATGATCGCGCCCGCCGGCTTGTGCTTCTGCACCATGGTCAGCTGCACATCGCCGGTGCCCGGCGGCAAATCGATGATCAGCACCTGCGTGTCGCCCCAATGCGCCTCGACCATCTGGCCCAGCGCGCCCGCCGCCATCGATCCGCGCCAGGCGATGGCCTTGCCCGGCTCGATCAGATTGCCCATCGAGAGCGCCTTGACGCCGAAAGCCGTGGGGATCGGAAACATCTTGCTGTCGGCGGCTTCGGGCTTGATGCCTTCGGTGCCCAGCAGGCGCGGCTGGCTGGGGCCGTGAATATCGGCATCGACCAGCCCGACCTTGATCCCCTGCCGCGCCAGCGCCACCGCCAGATTGGCCGAGAGCGTCGATTTGCCCACGCCCCCCTTGCCCGCGCCGACCGAAATGATGATCGGCCCCTTGGGCTTGGGCGCCTCGGCAGGGCGGTCGGCCATGATGCCCACGCGCACCTCGTTCACGCCCTCCACGCCCGCCAGCGCCGCACGAATGGCCTGTTCGGCCTGCTCGCGCCCGGACTGATCCAGACCGGCGCCATCCAGCACCAGCGTCGCCACGCCCTCGGTCAGCCGCGCGGATTGCACCCGCTGCGCCAGAGCTTGGGGCAAATGCTGCTTGAGCATATCGGGCGAGGTCATGGGCAAAAAACTTTCAGGCATCGGAACATGGGAGATTGCCTAGGGCCCTAGCAGGCTTTCCGCCATGGCACAGGATGAATTTCGGCAATACCGGCGCTTGTCCCCTGTTCTTGCGCGAAAGGCGTCCTATAGATGTGTTCATGAAGCTTTTGGGTGAATGGATCGACCGTCTCAGGCCGGGGCACGCAGCCGCTCCGCATCTTCTGGCCAACCGCAAGGAGGATGGCGCGGGGGAAACGCCGCCGCCCGCTGCTGATGGCCCCGGCGATCAGCCGCCTGCTTCGGGTGACAGCACCCAGCCACCCCGCAATCCATGGGCGCCCGAAGCTCCTCCTCCCCGCCGCACGCCGGGGATCGAGGAGATTTTCCGCCAGACCCGCAATGGCGGCCCCCGGAAAGAGGGCGGAGACAAGCCCGGCGGCAACGGCGGTGGCGGCCCCAAGATCCCCACGCCGCCTGATCTGCGCCATCTGCTTCACCTGCCGCCGCGCCACAATGGCAAGAGCTGGTGGCCGATCATCATCGGCGGCGCGCTGGTGCTGGGCGGTCTGCTGTCTTCCGCGCATCAGCTGGGGCTGCATGAGCAGGGCATCGTCACCACCTTCGGGCAATACACCAAAACCCTGCAACCCGGCTTCAACCTCACCCTGCCATGGCCCTTGCAGGAGGTGGCGGTGAAGGATGTCACCACCATCAAGCAGCTCTCCGTCCCCAATGGCGAGGCGGAGAATCTGATGCTCACCAGCGATCAGAGTCTGGTCAACATCTCCTATGTCGTGCGCTGGAGCATCCGCGACCTCAAGCTCTACAGCTTCCAGCTGAAGGACCCCGAAGGCACCGTCACCGAAGTGGCCGAGGCCGCCATGCGCGCCACCATCGCCGAGGTGCGGCTGAACGATGTGATGGGCGGCACCGCCAGCGCGGAGGTCGGCGCCCATGTGCAACAGCGCATGCAGGCGCTGCTCGATGCCTATCACGCCGGCGTGCTGATTCAGGGCGTGGACCTCAAGAAGGCCGATCCGCCGAGCAAAGTGAACGAGGCCTTCCAGAAGGTGCAGGCGGCGCAGCAGGACCGCAGCCGCTACATCCAGCAGGCACGCGGCTATGCCCAGCAGACCGTCGCCCGCGCCGAGGGTGAGGCCGCCGCCTTCGACCGCGTCTACACCCAGTACAAGGCCGCGCCCGAGGTGACCCGCCGCCGCATGTATTACGAGACGATGGACCGCGTGCTCTCGCAGAATGACAAGGTGATCCTGCCCAACGGGCCGACAACCTATCTGCCGCTGCCCGAACTGCGCCGCCGCGCCGAAGCGGTGCCCGATGGTTCGGCCCCGCCGCCGCCCCAGATGGGAGGCGCCCAATGACCGGCACCTTCTGGCAGGATCACAAGCTGGCGCTCAGCGTGGTGGCCGCCGCTGCCGTGGCGGCGCTGCTCAGCGTGGTCGAGGTGGATGAGACCGAGCAGGCCGTGGTGCTGCGCAATGGCGCCCCGGTCTCGGTCATCAACAAGTTCAAGCCCAATCAGGATTTCGGCCAGACCGGCGCGGGTCTCTATCCGCGCATCCCCTTCTTCGAAACGGTGGTGCGCGTCGACAAGCGCATCCAGCCGATCGAGATGGACCGCCAGCTGGTGATCTCCTCCGATCAGCAGCGGCTGGAGGTCGATGCCTTTGCGCTCTATCGCGTGATCGATCCGGTGCTGATGGTCAGCACGGCGGGCACGATGGACCGGCTGAAGGAGCAGTTGCAGCCGATCCTCAATTCGCGCCTGCGCCGGGGGCTGGCCTCGCACACCTTCCAGACGTTGCTGACGGCCGAACGCGGCGCGGTGCTGGCCCAGATCCGCCAGCAGTTCGACCGCGAGGCGCGGCAATATGGCGTGCAGGTGATCGATGTGCGGATCAAGCGCGCCGACCTGCCCGAGGGCACCGCGCTGGAACGCGCCTTCGCCAATATGGAAGCCGCCCGCGAGCAGGAGGCCACCGCCATCCGCGCCGACGGCCAGAAGCAGGCCCAGATCATCGAGGCCGATGCCGAGGCCCGCGCGGCGCAGACCTATGCCGCCTCTTTCGGCAAGGACCCCGGCTTCTACGACTTCTACCGCGCCATGAAGAGCTATGAGGCGACCATGGCCAATCCGCAGGTCAAATCGGGCACCACCATCGTGCTGACGCCCGACAATGATTATCTGCGGCAGTTTCGAGGCGGCGGCAAAGCCGCCCCAACCCAGGGAGGCGGGAAAGCCAAATAGTTCATTTACCCAAATGGGTTACGCCCCAGCCACCAGAATCCCGCGAAGATGAACCATTCAAACTGCGTTCAGGGCAAAAAGCGCCAATATCCGGCGAAACCTGACGTCCATCCGCCCGTTAGAGCATCGTGCGAAAAAGTGGGAACCGGTTTTTCGCGAAAACGATGCGACAACAAAAATCAGGAAGATCCAGCGCGATCTTGAAATCACGCTGGATCTTCCAACCTGTTGAATTGCTCTTGCGCCTTGCGCCCCGACCGGGGCAGCATGCGCCGACTTCAGAAAAGAGGACCGAGCCCCGTGCGATATGCTTATGGATT includes the following:
- a CDS encoding RsmB/NOP family class I SAM-dependent RNA methyltransferase, with the protein product MTDQDTKGLPARRAALRMMDAVLRRGETLDNAAHAACQGIKAREDRALARALAGEALRWLVDLDALIDSATHQILPEDAKPRAVLRLMLAGWLRLGTPPHAVVATGLDLLMGGPRRLAHGVFSTLVKRNAVLPETPSLPEAVAARWGERALPVAQGLAVPPPLDLTLRDPAETALWAEKLGGVSLMPGHVRLSRGSAVETLEGFNEGAWWVQDLAAAIPTRLIGAGTGRALDLCAAPGGKTMQLAALGWDVTALDQSARRLELVRENLTRTGLKAEAIAADALKWEPEGLFDAILIDAPCTATGTARRHPDVLHRIGARQIADMAEIQQALIARAAGWLKPGGRLVYAVCSLEREEGEDQAAQVAGLVAEPVLASELPEGVAPTAEGWVRTDPGMLAEQGGLDGFFVARWQKG
- a CDS encoding DUF1674 domain-containing protein, with product MADMIKRSTQRPAAFAKPAHWSNDPVPAPAAPVAEDDPEGLSPTRYGDFTRKGIAWDF
- the hemH gene encoding ferrochelatase; amino-acid sequence: MTVSQTALPANHPAVNVGKVGVLLVNLGTPQAATPAAVRTYLAQFLSDPRVVEIPRAIWLPILHGIILRTRPAKSAHAYAQVWTDEGSPLAAITKAQAVALQARLGEGVTVRWGMRYGQPAIAGEIEALKAQGCDRILICPLYPQYSGATTASVMDAVGQALAAMRWQPAIRTLPPYHDDPAHIAALSSDVSRQLSALPFVPEVLLLSFHGMPERTLHLGDPYHCQCRKTARLLSEALAPLFPALRVETAFQSRFGRAKWLEPSTETVLAAEAAKGTRRLAIVAPGFSADCVETLEELAIRGREVFVEAGGQDFAVLACLNAREEGMAMIETLVRRELSGWA
- a CDS encoding molybdopterin cofactor-binding domain-containing protein gives rise to the protein MELSRRRLLVGAALGGGLVVAWGLRQRPYPLPLPPGEGEVAFDAWIRVARDGVVTVSVPQLEMGQGISTQLAQIAALELGADWRQMGVVFAPVSEIFANAPLAARWAELWLPMVPGDGIEPATWLPRHWAEEHRFSATADGLSLAAYETPVRHAAAGARVLLVKAAAKRWGVNAEDCTVSAGLVRHGQQSLTFGALAQEASGLTLPDPLPLGPPPAENPARLPSGSTPPFPRLDLPAKLDGGWMFAGDVRLPDMVFAAIRHAPVGEAAHLAGHDAKAAKGISGFLRLVEGPDWLAAVATNSWAAEQALAAVAPRFSVHRPISAEKIDGALDTALKAAIKQGGQIIAKQGDPETLLGSKPPYSQRYDVAAAVAAPLETASAVARLRDGRCEIWVASQAPEQTRRAVAKALDISVEHVVLYPLAAGGSFDARLECPHAVEAALIARETGKPVLLIYTRWQEAVTAIHRPPLAAQIEARVDQTGTIAAWRLRVAMPSAAREFGARLLQGASRAEAMAHHQNAHADPLAMEGFVPPYSFALTIEQAPVSVGLPTGRLRGNGHALGAFITESFVDEIAAAQGREPLSYRMALLEGDPRLAACLQRVSALANWNGGHDASGQGIACHRIRGGCIAAVVTARRGDEGVAVDRIVAVADIGRIVNVDIARQQIEGGLVYGMGLALGSAPVWNGGLPMGARLAALNLPLLGNCPEVVVDLIASTADPEDPGELGVAVAAPAIANALFSATGLRLRRLPLGSEE
- a CDS encoding Mrp/NBP35 family ATP-binding protein yields the protein MADRPAEAPKPKGPIIISVGAGKGGVGKSTLSANLAVALARQGIKVGLVDADIHGPSQPRLLGTEGIKPEAADSKMFPIPTAFGVKALSMGNLIEPGKAIAWRGSMAAGALGQMVEAHWGDTQVLIIDLPPGTGDVQLTMVQKHKPAGAIIVSTPQDLALMDATRAIQLFDTVGVPVIGLVENMAGYICPHCGEHSDPFGHGGAEQAAHEMGLPFLGRVPLDLSIRVDSDAGRPPAAGDTLQGKAFAAIAAKLAVWLKAQA
- the hflK gene encoding protease modulator HflK, which gives rise to MKLLGEWIDRLRPGHAAAPHLLANRKEDGAGETPPPAADGPGDQPPASGDSTQPPRNPWAPEAPPPRRTPGIEEIFRQTRNGGPRKEGGDKPGGNGGGGPKIPTPPDLRHLLHLPPRHNGKSWWPIIIGGALVLGGLLSSAHQLGLHEQGIVTTFGQYTKTLQPGFNLTLPWPLQEVAVKDVTTIKQLSVPNGEAENLMLTSDQSLVNISYVVRWSIRDLKLYSFQLKDPEGTVTEVAEAAMRATIAEVRLNDVMGGTASAEVGAHVQQRMQALLDAYHAGVLIQGVDLKKADPPSKVNEAFQKVQAAQQDRSRYIQQARGYAQQTVARAEGEAAAFDRVYTQYKAAPEVTRRRMYYETMDRVLSQNDKVILPNGPTTYLPLPELRRRAEAVPDGSAPPPPQMGGAQ
- the hflC gene encoding protease modulator HflC, which translates into the protein MTGTFWQDHKLALSVVAAAAVAALLSVVEVDETEQAVVLRNGAPVSVINKFKPNQDFGQTGAGLYPRIPFFETVVRVDKRIQPIEMDRQLVISSDQQRLEVDAFALYRVIDPVLMVSTAGTMDRLKEQLQPILNSRLRRGLASHTFQTLLTAERGAVLAQIRQQFDREARQYGVQVIDVRIKRADLPEGTALERAFANMEAAREQEATAIRADGQKQAQIIEADAEARAAQTYAASFGKDPGFYDFYRAMKSYEATMANPQVKSGTTIVLTPDNDYLRQFRGGGKAAPTQGGGKAK